Within the Deltaproteobacteria bacterium genome, the region TACGGAGAGAATTTTGGGGTCTGTGCGAGCCAGTCTCAGAATTTCTTGATGTAAGGCTCTTTGATTATGAAAAGGGTTATCTGTGGTGGGGGTAATGAAGCCTAAAAGTCCCTGTATAGTTTCAACGGTCGTTGCATCTGCTCCGGGTAATGCAGTCAGTTCCAAAAGCCCCGCTTCAAGGGTTGAAATATCGGTGGTAACACCGCCCAAAGTAAAAAGAATTTGGTTTGTCATAAAAATGTTCTTCTATTTACTTTATCGTCACTTTTTAGAAAAAGTTGTGTCTTTTTTTAGATAAATTATTCCATATAAAAATCAAGCGATTACACAGGTGTCGGACACCTGATGGGAATGGTGGAAAATGCGCTTTTTATGGTTGTCATCCTGAGCAAAGCGAAGGATCTCCATTTGGCTCAGTGTAAACTCCGTGAAGGATCTACTTGATAACAAATGGATTCTTCGCGGAGTTTACACTGAGCCCGAACAGATTCTTCGCTTCGCTCAGAATGACAAAGCGAAGGGCTCAGAATGACAATTTTTAGAGCAGGCACTTTTCGGATAAGCATTTAACCAAAATGGTGCCGCTACTTTTTGGTTAATTTTTCGATTTGTTCGTTGATGTATTCTGTGGTGAGGATGCCTGAGAATTTTTCTTGGATGATTCCGTGAGCGTCGATGAAGAATGTTTCCGGAACGCCGCCAACACCGTAGTTGATGGCCATTTTACTTTCCGGGTCCAGAAGGGCAAGGAAAGGGCTTCCCTCCTCTTTCAAAAATTGGAGAACCGTTTCCTTTTGATCCTGATAGACAACACCTAAAAATTTCACACCTTCTTTTTCGTAGCGGTCTCGGGCTTTTTTAAGAACCGGATGTTCGTAGAAACAGGGACCGCACCATGTGGCCCAAAAATTCACAACAAGCGGGGTGCCCGTAAGAGATTCCAATGTCAATTTTTTGCCTTCCATCGTCTCCAGAGAAAAATTCGGCGCTTTTTTGCCGATCATGACGGACGGAAGATCCCTTGGATTTCTGGTCAAGCCGAAGGCCAGAAAATAAAGAATGGGGCAGACGATGACAACAAAAAGAATAGAGCGTTTTATCATTTTTATTTTTTCTCTTCAATCTTTGGCCAGAGCAGGGAGATTAAAACTCCGATCATAATAAAA harbors:
- a CDS encoding DsbE family thiol:disulfide interchange protein is translated as MIKRSILFVVIVCPILYFLAFGLTRNPRDLPSVMIGKKAPNFSLETMEGKKLTLESLTGTPLVVNFWATWCGPCFYEHPVLKKARDRYEKEGVKFLGVVYQDQKETVLQFLKEEGSPFLALLDPESKMAINYGVGGVPETFFIDAHGIIQEKFSGILTTEYINEQIEKLTKK